GTCAAAGCCAAAGCGACGTGCTCGTGGCCTCTTTGGGGCCCCCGTCGTGGCACAAGCCACGACGGGGTACTTAGCCCAGCCGGGCACCTTCCTGACCTTCCCCTGACCTGGAGAAGGTTAGGTTTATAGGATGCGCCTTTTGGTTCTCTGCACCCACAACTCCGCCCGTAGCCAGATGGCGGAGGGCTGGCTCCGGCACTGGGCCAAGGAAATGGGAGTGGACCTCGAGGTCCACTCCGCCGGCACCGAGAAGACCCTCGTCAAGGAGGAGGCCAAGCGGGTGATGGCCGAGGTGGGGATTGACCTTACGGGGCACTTCTCCAAAACCCTTTTTGAGCTCCCCGATCCCTGGAACTTCCACCTGGTCCTCACCGTGTGCGATGCCGCTAAGGAAGCCTGCCCCGCCTACCCCGCCAAGACGGCAAAGCGCCATGTTTCCTTCCCCGACCCCTCGGGAAAACCCCTGGAGGAGTGGCGCAGGGTGCGGGACGCCCTCGGGCGCATGGCCCGCCACCTGGTGGAAAACCTGAAAGTGGGGCGCATCCCCACAGACGAGGAACTGGAGGAAGCTGCAAGGTAGCCCTATCGGGCCGATCCGGCCTCGAGGTCCCCGATGTGGATGGCCGCCACCCCGAAGGTGAGGAGTTCGTAGCGCACCTTGAAGCCCGCTTCCTCCATCATGGCCTTTAAGGTTTCCGGCGGGGGAAAGGCCTCCACGCTTTCCGGCAAGTAGCGGTAGGCCCCGAAGCTCCCCGAGACCACCCCCCCCAGGAAGGGGAGAAGCCGCTGGAAGTAAACCCGGTAAACCAGGCCAAAGACCCCCCGGGGAGGCGGGGGAAACTCCAGGATGACCAGCCGCCCCCCCGGGGCCAGGACCCGGCGGAGTTCGAAAAGGGCCTTACGGTAGTCGGCGAAGTTGCGGAAACCGAAGGCGATGGTGATGGCCTCAAAGCTCCCTTGGGGGAAAGGAAGGGACAGGGCATCGGCTTCCAGAAACTCCACCGCAAGGCCCTGCGCCCGGGCTTTCCTGCGGGCGATCTCCAGCATGGGCAGGGCGAAGTCCGCCCCCACCACCTGAGCCGTGGGCGCCTTCCTCTTCAACATAAGGGCCAGATCCCCCGTGCCCGTGGCCAGGTCCAGAATGCGCCGGGGATTTTTTTCCAAAGCCAGGGCCACCGCCCGCCTGCGCCAGCGAAGATCGGCGCCAAAGGAAAGAAGCCGGTTCAAGAGGTCGTAGCGGGGAGCGATCTCCGCAAACATGCGCCGCACCCGCTCGGCCTTTTCCCGGGGGGAAACCTCCACGAAAGAAGTCTAGCACCGCCCGGGGCCGTAGACCTACGGGGCTAGGGTACAATCGTGGGCGTGTGGAAGGACCGTAAGCGCCTGGGAATCCTGGTGGCCCTGGGGGGAGGGGTTCTCCTCCTCCTCTGGTACCTGGCGCCCTGGGCGGTACCCCATCGCCTTTTTGGCGGCGAAGGCGTGCTTCTAAGCCCCTTCGGCCACCACCTCCCCCAAGGAACCCTGCCCCCGGGTTACCGGGATGGCTGGCTCTCTTGGGTCTTCTATCCCTCCTTAGCCTGGCTGGCCCTCACCCTGGTCCTAGCCTGGACTCCTAAGCCCGTCCGGAAGCTTTACCTCATGGGGATCCTGGGCCTAGGCCTCTTCCTCCTCACCCACCTTCTCTTCCAAGCCAGCGTGGCCCTGGTGAACGCGGGTGCGGAAAGGCCCATCCTCAGGCGGTACACCTTGGGGCTTGGCAGCTACGCCACCTTGGCCTATAGCCTCTACCTCCTCCTCCTGGCGCGGCTTTTCTCCCCTGGGGGGTTGGCCTTCCTGGTGCGCCGCCGGGGGGTGGTGGTGCCCCTTTTCTCCCTCCTCCTGGCCTCCTTGTTGGGCAGCCTCATCGTGGCGGTGATAAAGAGGGCACCGGGGGAAGCCCAGACCCTAAGGGAAGCCTGGATGCTGAAGCTGGACCTCATCACCTACACCTACCAGCTCCTCTATAGCCCCCTGGTGAACCCTTCGGGCTTCCTGCAGAGCCTCCTCCTGGCCACGCCCCTGATCTTCACCGGCCTCTCGGTGGCCCTGGGCTTCCGCGGGGGGCTTTTCAACATCGGGGCCCCGGGGCAGCTCATACTGGGGGGCATCGCCGCCATGCTGGTGGGGGTGTACCTGCCAGGGCCCAGGTGGCTGGTCCTGCCCCTGGCCATCCTGGCCGCCGCTTTGGCCGGGGGGCTATGGGGTGCCCTGCCCGGTTGGCTCAAGGCCCGCTTCGGGGCCCACGAGGTGATCAACACCATCATGCTGAACTACATCGCCGCAAGCCTCTTCCTCTTCCTCATCTCCTCCAACGAGTACAAGTTCTTCGGCAACACCCTGTACCTGCCCTTCAAGTACCCCGGGTACGAGGCCCGGAGCCACGAGATCCGCCCGGAGGCCCGCATCCCCCACTGGACCGAGCTGGTGGCCCCAGGGGGGGAGCTTTCCTTTGCCCTGCCCCTGGCCCTCCTCCTGGGGCTTTTAGGCTATTTCCTGGTCCGGAAGAGCCTAGGCCACAAGGTGCTCTTTGGCCTCCTGGGGGTGGTGGCGGGCTACGTGCTGGGCGGCCTCCTACCAGGGCCCGCGGTGGCCTTCGGCCCCGACCTCACCTCGGTGCGGCTCAACGGGGCCTTCCTTTTGGCCCTCTTCGCCCTCCTCTTCTTCCACTTCTACGTCTTCCGCACCGTGGGGGGGTATGAGCTTAGGGCCATGGGCCTGGCCCCCAAGGCGGCGGAGTACGGAGGGGTGCTGGCCGGGCGGAAGATGGTCCTCATCATGTTCCTGGCAGGGGCCTTGGCGGGTCTGGCCGCCACCCACTACGTGCTGGGCGGAGGGATTGACGAGTACCGCCTGAAGCAGTCCCTGCCCTACTCCGTGGGCTTTGACGGCATCGCCGTGGCCCTGATGGGCCAGAACACCCCCTTGGGGGTGGGCCTCGCCGCTTGGCTTTTCGGCATCCTCCTTACAGGGGGATTGCAGGTGAACCTGCAGCTCGGCATCAGCCGGGAACTGGTGGCGGTGCTTCAGGCCTTGATCGTTCTCTTCATCGCCGCAGGGGGCTTTTTGCCCCGCTACTTCACCGACCCCTTGCGGGCAGCCGAGGTGGAACTTAAGGAAGAAAGCCGAAAGCGAGAGGAAAGGGAGGAGACCCCATGAACCTGGATGCCGCCTTTTGGATCGCCCTCTTCTTCTCCACCCTGCGCCAGACCACGCCCCTCTTGCTCACCGCCTTGGGGGGGATGTTCTCCGAAAGGAGCGGGGTAGTGAACATCGCCCTCGAGGGCATCATCCTCTTCGGAGCCCTCACCGCCGCGGTGGTGGTGGAGAGGGTGGAACACACCTTAGGCCCCGGCCCCCATCCCTGGCTTCCCTGGCTTGGGGTCCTAAGCGCCATGCTGGTGGGAGGGCTGGTGGCCCTGGTGCATGCGGTGGTCTCCATCAAATACCGGGCCGACCAGATCATCAGCGCCACCGCCATCAACCTCCTGGCCCTGGGAGCCCCCAGCCTGGTCCTCACCTACTTCTACGGCAACGCCACCAACTCCAAGGAGGTGGCAAACCGCCTGCCCCTTTGGGGGCCCGAGGGTTTTGCCCTTTCCCCCTTGGTCTACCTGGCCTTCCTCCTGGTGCCCGTGAGCTGGTGGGTCCTCTTTAAAACCCCCTTCGGCCTGCGCCTTAGGGCCGTGGGCGAGCATCCCGAAGCCGCCGACACCCTGGGAATCAACGTGTTCCGCATGCGCTACATCGGGGTGGTGCTCTCCGGGGTTTTGGCAGGCCTCGCCGGGGCCTACCTGGCCATCGGCTTCCTCAACCAGTTCGTGCGGGGCATGTCTGCGGGGATGGGGTTCATCGCCCTAGCGGCCATGATCTTCGGAAAGTGGCACCCCTTGGGCATCCTCTTCGCCACCTTGCTCTTTGGCTTCGCCAGCGCCCTGGCCATCCAGCTTCAGGGCACAGAGATCCTGCCCGCGGTCTTGGTGCAGGCCTTCCCCTACGTGGTCACCGTTCTGGTGCTGGCGGGCTTCATGGGCAAGAGCCGACCCCCGGCGGCAGTGGGAAGGCCCTACGAAAAGTGAAGGACCCTGACCCATCGCCCCAGGCGGTAGCGGAGGGTGAGGGCGCTACCGTCATGGAAGCGGAGCTCCACCCGCCCCTTTCCCAAGGCGAAGCCCGCCACCTCCTCCGCCCCTAGACCCTGGGCAAAGTGGGCGAAGCCATCCGAGCGCAGGTAGAGGAAACCCTCCCCCCCAGGGGTGAGGAGGAAGATCTGGGCCTCGGTGCCCTGGCGGTTCAACACCAGGCGGCGCACCCTTCGGGCGAAAACCTGGGCCCCACGCATCCCCTCAGGCCAGATCCTCCTTGGACACCTCCACCGCCTTTCCCTCCTCCAGGAGGAGCTCCACCGTCCCCTTCAAGGGATTCACCTTCTGCACCTTGCCGCAGACCCCCCCCTTGGTGCAGACCCGGGCATTCCTCCGGGGAAGCTCCGCCAAAAGTTCCTGGTACACGGGATGCTCGTAAGCCAGGCAGCAAAGGAGCCGTCCGCAAGGACCCGAGATCTTCTCAGGGTTCAGGGGCAGCTGCTGGTCCCGGGCCAGCTTGATGGAGACCTGGGCGAAGCCCTGGAGCCAGGTGGAGCAGCAGGACTCCATCCCGCAGGCCCCCAGGGTGCCCAGGTAGGCGGCCTCCTCCCGGGGGCCTTCAGCCAAAAACTCCACCCGGGCCCCGAACCGCTCGGAAAGCTCCCGGGTAAAGCGCTTGAGGTTCACCCGCTCCTCCGCGGCGTAGTGCACGGAAAGGTGTCGGCCATCCAGGGTGAAGTCGCACCCCAGGACCTTGGCCCTCACCCCCTCTTCCTGAAGGCGGGCCCGCAGGTAAAAGGCGGCCTCCTCCGCCTTGGCCCGGAGCCTCGAGGCCAGGTCCAGATCCTCCTTGGTGGCCAGGCGCACCACCTCTCCGGCCTCCTTCTCCTTGCGGGGCGGGGTGCGCACCTTGCCCATCTCCAGGCCCCGGCTGGTGCGCACCACCACATACGCCTCCAGGGGTGGGGGATCCCCTTGGAAGCGGAAATAGCGCAGGACGGGGGTGCGGGCTTTGCGCAGATCGGCGTGCAGACGAACGCCCACGGTCATGTTTCCAAGTCTAAGGCCAATCGGGCTAGGACGAGGTCCGGGCTCACATACCGCTCCAGGGCTTCCCGGGCAGCCTCGAGGGCTAGAAGCGCCTGCGGGCGGTGGCGGAAGGCAGCATAAAGCGCGAAAATCCCTTCCTCGTCCGCGAAGAGCTCCTTCAGGAGGGTAAACCGCCGCCAGGAGGAGGCGCCACCCACCTCCCTGGCCTTCTCCATGCGGGCGCGAAAGGCAGTGGGGTCGGCCAGGGCCCTCAGGAGCCGGCCTGGAGCCCCGCCGGCGTAAGCCAGAAGCTCCGGGTCCTGGGTCAAGGAGCGAAGCCGCTCCTCTGGCACCGGGGCAAAGGCCACCTCCAGGGCCCGGCTGGCCAAGGTGGGAAGCAGGGTGGCACGGCTTGGGGCGATGAGGACGATGCGCCCGTAGGAGGGGGGTTCCTCCAGAAGCTTCAAAAGGGCGTTGGCCGCCGCCTCGGTAAGGAGGTGGGCGGCATCCAGGACGGCCACCTTGACCCGCTCCCGGGGGTGGGTGGCGAACCAGTCGAAAAGGGGTTCCACCTCCTCGAGGCGGATCTCCACCCGCCCCTTCAAACCCCGCTCTGGCGGACCTATCTCCAAAAGGTCTGGATGCTCCCCCAAGGCGGGGGGAGGAAACCCCCGGTTCAGTCCCCAGGCATACCAGCGGGCCACCAGGCGCCTCCCCACCCCTTCCGGCCCCGAGAAGAGCAAGGTGGAGGCCCCAAGCCGGGGCAGGAGCTCCAAGACGGCCTCATGGCCGATTATTCCCCAAGGGTCAGGCGGGTGTAGAGCCATGGGGGAAACCCCTCCTCCGCCAGGCGCTGGGCCACTTGGTCCAGGTTGTACCCCACCCGGAAAAAGGTGATCCCGTCCCCCTCCCACAGGGCAAAGGCCGCCCCCGGCACGTGGTCGCGGGGCTGGCCCACCGAACCCGGGTTGACCAAGGCCCGCACCGTGGGGGGAAGGATCAGCTCACCCCCTTCGGCCAGGCGCTGGTAGCGCACCCAGGGGCGGGGTCCGGAAAGCTCCAGAAAGGCCCCGGCCAGATGGGTGTGCCCGTGGAAGGTGAGGCGGTGGTCCGTACAGGCGAAGGCCTGGCGGGCCAGCTCCAACCCATCCAGGTACTCCAGGGGATCGCAGGGGCTGCCGTGGACCAGAAGCGCCCCCTCCACCTCCTTTTGCCAAGGCCAGGAGGCAAGGAAGTCCAGGTGCCTGGGGGAAAGCCTCGCCCGTTGCCAGGCCAGGATCTCCAGGACCACCCCCTCCTTGGGCAACCGGTCCAGGGCCAGAAGCCAGGCATCGTGGTTGCCCAAGACGCACTGGGCCCCCACCTCCATAAGCCAGTCCAGTACCCGGTCCCCATCCGGATAGTAGCCCACCGCATCCCCCAGGAAGAGCACCCCATCAAAAGAAGGGGCCGCCTCGAGGACCGCCTGCAAGGCGGGCCAGTTTCCGTGGATGTCGGAGAGGACCAGGTAGCGCACGGGGTTTAGGATACCATGAGAACATGGCTTCCTCTTTGCTGGAACAGCTTTCCGCAGACCTCGAGGTCCTTTCGGAACACCTTCGGGCAGGGCTGGACGAGTTCGGCACCCTGTACTGTTACCTGGAGGGGGGACGGGGAGGAAGGACCTACCTCCTCCATGCCCCTTACCAGGAGGCCTTGCCTGTGCTCCAGGCCCTAAATGGCCTTTCTTTTCGGGGGCGTATCCTCCTGGCCCTGGACCCCTCCCCCCTCTCCCCCACCCTGGAAGGCCTTCCCCTTTCTGGCCCCACCCGGGCACCCCTGGCCCACCTTCTGGAAAAAACCCGCCCCGACCGCCTCCTCTTGGCCTTTCCCGGGGAGGGCCTGGGCCAGGGCTTCCCGGGGGGCAAGGAAACCGCCGGCAAATCCGACGGGGCGGCCCCCGGATGGCAACCCCTCGAGGCGGAAGGGGAACCCCTGACGCTCCACGTGGAAGCCCCCACCGGCCTTGTCTACCGCGAGGTGCGGGCCTACGGCCCCTGGGAAAGCCCTCCCCTCAACCTGGACCTACCCATAAGCCCTGGGCCCTATTGGGGAAGCGTGGGCTTGGCCTTGGGGATTCCCACCTACGGGGTGGGTTTGGTAAACTTACGGGCAAGCCTGGAGGCGCTTTTCAGCCTCTGGTAACGGGAGGGAGAATATGGTGTACATTGCGCTGTTTGCCTTGGGAGCGGCCCTGGTTACCCTGCTCTTCTACCTGATCCTGAACCCCCGCGTGCTCACCACCGAGGGGGAAACCTTTGACCTGCGCTTCATCCTCTTCATGCTGATGCTCATCGTCCTGGCCGCCAGCACCGTGGCCCTGATGCTAACCCTAGGCAAGATGCACCATCTGCTGTAAACCCCTGCCCGAGCCCAGATTTTCGGAAAAACCTGCGGTGCCAAAGGCCCGGACCCCCCTCAGGGGCCCCGGTTCAAGTACCCCATGGCGGCTTGCGCCGCCACGGGAACCCAGACCAAGCCCGTAACCCCTAGGCGCCTTTCCTTAGGTCCTGGGGGCGTTTTGTCCCCTTTCCTGGGAAACCTGCCTTAGGTAGGCGAGGTCCTTTTCCAGCACCTGGCGGGTGGCCTCGAGGACCGGGGTGAACTCGGGGGGGAACTCCTGGACCAGGTGGCCCATGCACACCAGAAGCCCTTCCACCATGGCCTTCTCCTGCTCCCGCCGGCGCTTTCCCCCCCTCAGGGCGCTATAGGCCAGGTGCTCCAGCCGCCGCACCACGCACACCCTGGGCTCCCCCCCCACCCCGGCGCACGGCAGACCGGATGCCCCCTTGCAAGCCGCATAGGCCTTGGGGTAAAGGGGAGCCAGCTCCGGATGCCCCAAAAGAGCCGGCCCCAAGGGCCCCGCATGGGCCGCAGCCAGGCGGAGGTAGGCGGCGTGGCGGGCACGGCGAATCTCCACCTCCATGGTTCCATCTTAGACAAGGGCCCTCGGGACAAATGCCCCCAAGGACTAAGGGAGCCGGAAAGGGCTCCTCAGCCCGGCCAAGGCGATGGCCCTGGCCTCCTCCGGGGCCCAGGAAAGGGCCAGAACCCCCCGGTAGGCCCTCAGGGCCCGTTCCCTTTCCCCTGCCAGGTCCAGAAGCTGGCCAAAGCGGGCCAGCACGTACCCTGGCAGGTAACCGGGGTGCTGGAAGTCCATGCGGAACACCTCCTCCATAAGGCTTAAGGCCTCCTGCCACTCCCCGGCCGCCAGGTAGATCTGGGCCGCCAGGTACAGGGCTTCGGGATCCCCTATCTGGAAGAGCCCCTCCAAGAGCCCCGTCCAGTCGTCTTCCTCCCTAAGCTGCCAGGCCCGGTCCAAAAGGGCCCTCTGACGTTCCTTCTCCGTGGGCTCATGGGCCTTGGGCAAGGCCTCGGGAAAGCTCTTGGCCAGAAGGAGATAGTCCAGAAGCTCCGCCACCACCACCCCTTCCCGGCCCCTCAAGGCCTCCGCCACCCTTTCCATGCGGCGGGCCCGGAATCCCGTGGCCGGACCCTCCCCAAAGGCCTGGGCGTACCCCTCGTAGATCTGGCCCAGATGGTCCAGGAAGGCCTGCGAGCCCAAGACCTCCGGGGTAAGGGGGGTCTTGAGCAGCTGCAAAAGCTCCCGGTCAAAGGCGTGCATCCGCTCCAGGTGGGGTTTCCCCAGGGGGTGCTGGGCCAGGGCCTGACGGAAGGCCTCGGCCTCCTCCCTTAGATGGGCCTCCTCGTCCAGGGCCACCACGGGAATGCCCTTGGCCTCCGCCCAGGGAAGCAGGTGAAAGAGAAGGGGATCCTCCTCCCGCCAAAGCCCTTCCCGCAGGCTTTCCCCCGAGTGGGAGGCCAGGTAGAGGACGGGGGCACCGGCCTTTTCCAAAAGGGCCAGCACCGTGGCGGCGTTGTAGCGTGGATGCAGGATGTGGAAGGGCCCAAGGGAAGGAAGAAGCAGCATCCTCACCATCTTAGACCTCCGGGACCGCAATTACCGCCTGGCGGTGCTCAACGGCTGGCTGGTGTGGCTGGGGGATACCTTCTTGAACCCCAACATCGTCCTCACCAGCTTCGCCGCCAAGCTGGGGGCCCCTGGGGCCCTGATCGGCCTCCTCCCCGCCTTGCTGCAGGCCGGGGGCATGGTCCCCCAGGCCTTCCTAGCCCCCCACGTGGCCCGCTTTCCCCGCAAGATCGTGCTCTACCGGAAGGTGGCGGCCCTAAGGCTTTCCGGGGTGATCCTCATGGCCTTGGCCACCTTCTTCCTGGGTCCTTGGCCCCACCTCCTCCTTGCGGGCTTCCTCGCGGGCCTTCTCCTAAATGCCCTCTTCACCGGAGTTTCCAGCCTCCCCTTCTGGGAGGTGGTGGCCAAGACCACGCCCCCGGCAAGGCGCGCCGCCCTTTTCTCCGCCCGCAACCTCGTGGGGGGGCTCTTGGCCTTTCTGGGGGGGTTCGGGGTCCGGGAGATCCTCGCCCTTCCCCTCCCCTTCCCCCTCCCCTACGCCCTCCTCTTCACCCTGGGAGCCTTGGCCTTCGGCACGGGCTGGTACCTTTTCGGCCTCACCCAGGAACCTGAGGAACCCCCCCGGGAGGAGCGCCTGGACCTCCGCCTGCCTCTAAGGAATGCGGGTTTTCGCCGCTACCTGCGGGTGCGGGTGCTTTTGGGCCTGGCGGGGATGGCCGAGCCCTTCTACGCGGTCTATGCGGTGCGCACCCTAGGGCAAGGGCAGGAACTTGGCCTTTACCTCTCCCTTTACGCCCTTTCCTTCACCCTTTCCAACCTGCTCTGGGCCAGGCTAGCGGAGCGGGGCTCCAAGACAGTGCTTCAAGCTGGGGCTTTTCTGGCCCTCCTCGCCCCCCTTTTGGCCCTCCTCCTGCCCCGGCACCTCTTCGGTTTGGTCTTCCTCCTCCAGGGGGCCTACCTGGCCGCCTTGGGGCTTTCCACCACCACCTATCTCCTGAACCTGGCCCCACCCGAGGAGCGTAGCGCCTTCATTGGCCTGGCCAACACCGTGGCCGGGGCCTTCGCCTTCGCCACCGTCCTGGGAGGATGGGTGGCCGACAGCCTGGGGTTTTCTGGCCTCTTCCTCCTGGCAGCTTCTTTCTACGCCTGGGCCTTCTACGCCGGGAGAAAACTCCCCCACGAGGGGTAAAGAGAGGAAAGGCCTCATGGGCCAAAGGCTTCTTTCATCCATTAGCTCCACGTCCTTGCTCATGCGGGTTCGGTTCCCGCACCTTGCGCAAACCCTGGTTTTGCCCCAAGTCCTCGGCTTGGCTGAATCCATCCCCGCCAGCCACGGGGCTGTGTATAGTAGGGTTCATGGTGGTCTACCTGCCGGATGGGAAGGCCCTCGAGGTCCCCGAGGGCGCCACCGCTTGGGACGTGGCCCGGGCCATAGGCCCAGGGTTGGCCAAGGCGGCCGTGGGGGCCTTGGTGAACGGGGAGGTCTACGACCTGCTAAAGCCCCTCCCGCCCGGGGCCCAGGTCCGGATCCTCACGGAAAAGGACCCCGAGTACCAGCTCCTTTTCCGCCACACCCTGGCCCACGTGCTGGCCCAGGCGGTGAAGGAGTTCTTCGCCGAAAAGGGTTACGACCCGGAAAGCGTGCGGCTTGGGGTGGGGCCGGTGATCGAAAAGGGCTTCTACTACGACATCGACGCCCCCGAGCCCATCTCCGACGAAGACCTCCCCGCCATAGAGGAAAAGATGCGGGCCATCATCGCCAAAGACCTTCCCATGCGCCGCTTTGTGCTTCCCAGAGAGGTGGCCCTTTCCCGCTATCAGGGCAAGGACCCCTACAAAACCGAGCTCATCCTGGACCTTCCCGAGGGCGAGGAGATCAGCTTTTACCAGCAAGGGGACGAGGCCTACGGCTTCACCGATCTCTGCCGCGGGCCTCATGTGCCCTCCACGGGCCGCATTCCCCCCCACTTCAAGCTCACCCACGTGGCCGGGGCCTACTGGCGGGGGGACGAGAGAAGGCCCATGCTCCAGCGGGTCTACGGGGTGGCCTTCCGCACCGCCGAGGAGCTAAAGGAATACCTTTGGCAGCTGGAGGAGGCCAAAAGGCGGGACCACCGCCGCCTGGGGCGGGAGCTGGAGCTTTTCCTGATAGACCCCATGGTGGGCAAGGGCCTGGTGCTTTGGCTTCCCAAGGGGAACGTGATCCGCGAGGAGCTCATGGCCTTCATGCGGGAGGAGCAGATCCGGCGGGGCTACCAGCTGGTCACCACCCCCCATATCGGGAGCCTCGAGCTTTACCGCACCAGCGGCCACTACCCCTACTATGCGGAAAGCCAGTTCCCTCCCATCAGCTTCAAGGAAAGGGGCGAGGAGGAGGAGTACCTCTTAAAGCCCATGAACTGTCCCCACCACATCCGCATCTACGCCTTTAAGAAGCGCTCCTACCGCGAGCTTCCCCTGAGGATCGCCGAATTCGGCACCGTCTACCGCTACGAGAAGGCGGGGGAGCTTCTGGGCCTCACCCGGGTGCGGGGCTTCACCCAGGACGACGCCCACCTCTTCTGCACCCCGGAGCAAGTGAAGGCGGAGTTCTTGGGGGTCCTGGACCTGGTGCTGAAGGTCTTCGCCACCTTGGGCCTCAAGGACTTCCGCGCCCGCATCGGCACCCGGGACCCCAAAAGCGACAAGTACGTGGGGGATGAAGCCAAGTGGACCTTGGCGGAAAGGCAGATTGAGGAGGCGGCCCTGGAAGCTGGCCTCCACTACACGGTGGAGGAAGGGGATGCCGCCTTTTATGGCCCCAAGCTGGACTTCGTGGTGAAGGACGCTCTGGGAAGGGAGTGGCAGCTTGGCACCATCCAGGTGGACTACAACCTCCCCGAGCGCTTCGGCCTCACCTATGTGGGGCCGGACGGCCAGGAGCACCGCCCGGTCATGATCCACCGCGCCCCCTTTGGCTCCTTGGAGCGCTTCATCGGCATCCTCATCGAGCACTTCGCCGGAAACTTTCCCCTCTGGCTCGCCCCGGTGCAGATGGTGGTGGTGCCGGTTTCGGAAAAACAGGAGGACTACGCCAAGGAGGTGGTCTTTAGGCTCAAGGAAGCGGGCCTCAGGGCCGAGGCCGACCTCCGCCCCGAGCGCATGCAGGCCCGTATCCGCGACGCTGAGCTGCAGAAAGTGCCCTATGTCCTGGTGGTGGGGGACAGGGAAAAGGCCGAGGGCACGGTTAGCGTCCGCAGGCGGCTGAAGGGGAACCTGGGAAGCATGCCCCTGGCCACCTTCCTGGAGGCCGCCTTTAAGGAATACAAGGAACGCCTTTTGGAGCCAGCCTTCTGATGCGGGCCAGGTCCACCATCTTCACCCTCTTTGTGGAATACATCTACCCGGAACGGCGCGCTCGGGTGCGGGACCTCATCACCATGATGGAGGTCTTGGGCTTCTCCGAGGGAGCGGTGAGGGCGGCCCTTTCCCGGAGCGCCAAAAGGGGCTGGGTGGTGCCAGAGCGGCGGGGGCGCATGGCCTACTACGCCCTTTCCGACCGGGTCTACTGGCAGGTGCGCCAGGTTCGGCGGCGCCTCTATGAGGCCAGGACCTCCTGGGACGGGCGTTTCCTCCTGGTCCTGCCGGAAGGCCCCAGGGAACGGGGGGAAAGGGAACGCTTCCGGCGGGAGATGGCCCTTTTGGGCTACGGTAGCCTGCAAAGCGGGGTCTACTTGGGGGCGGGGGTGGACCTCGAGGCCACCCAGGAGCTCCTCGC
The nucleotide sequence above comes from Thermus tengchongensis. Encoded proteins:
- a CDS encoding ABC transporter permease — translated: MNLDAAFWIALFFSTLRQTTPLLLTALGGMFSERSGVVNIALEGIILFGALTAAVVVERVEHTLGPGPHPWLPWLGVLSAMLVGGLVALVHAVVSIKYRADQIISATAINLLALGAPSLVLTYFYGNATNSKEVANRLPLWGPEGFALSPLVYLAFLLVPVSWWVLFKTPFGLRLRAVGEHPEAADTLGINVFRMRYIGVVLSGVLAGLAGAYLAIGFLNQFVRGMSAGMGFIALAAMIFGKWHPLGILFATLLFGFASALAIQLQGTEILPAVLVQAFPYVVTVLVLAGFMGKSRPPAAVGRPYEK
- the ubiE gene encoding bifunctional demethylmenaquinone methyltransferase/2-methoxy-6-polyprenyl-1,4-benzoquinol methylase UbiE; translated protein: MEVSPREKAERVRRMFAEIAPRYDLLNRLLSFGADLRWRRRAVALALEKNPRRILDLATGTGDLALMLKRKAPTAQVVGADFALPMLEIARRKARAQGLAVEFLEADALSLPFPQGSFEAITIAFGFRNFADYRKALFELRRVLAPGGRLVILEFPPPPRGVFGLVYRVYFQRLLPFLGGVVSGSFGAYRYLPESVEAFPPPETLKAMMEEAGFKVRYELLTFGVAAIHIGDLEAGSAR
- a CDS encoding ABC transporter permease — encoded protein: MWKDRKRLGILVALGGGVLLLLWYLAPWAVPHRLFGGEGVLLSPFGHHLPQGTLPPGYRDGWLSWVFYPSLAWLALTLVLAWTPKPVRKLYLMGILGLGLFLLTHLLFQASVALVNAGAERPILRRYTLGLGSYATLAYSLYLLLLARLFSPGGLAFLVRRRGVVVPLFSLLLASLLGSLIVAVIKRAPGEAQTLREAWMLKLDLITYTYQLLYSPLVNPSGFLQSLLLATPLIFTGLSVALGFRGGLFNIGAPGQLILGGIAAMLVGVYLPGPRWLVLPLAILAAALAGGLWGALPGWLKARFGAHEVINTIMLNYIAASLFLFLISSNEYKFFGNTLYLPFKYPGYEARSHEIRPEARIPHWTELVAPGGELSFALPLALLLGLLGYFLVRKSLGHKVLFGLLGVVAGYVLGGLLPGPAVAFGPDLTSVRLNGAFLLALFALLFFHFYVFRTVGGYELRAMGLAPKAAEYGGVLAGRKMVLIMFLAGALAGLAATHYVLGGGIDEYRLKQSLPYSVGFDGIAVALMGQNTPLGVGLAAWLFGILLTGGLQVNLQLGISRELVAVLQALIVLFIAAGGFLPRYFTDPLRAAEVELKEESRKREEREETP
- a CDS encoding tetratricopeptide repeat protein, which gives rise to MLLLPSLGPFHILHPRYNAATVLALLEKAGAPVLYLASHSGESLREGLWREEDPLLFHLLPWAEAKGIPVVALDEEAHLREEAEAFRQALAQHPLGKPHLERMHAFDRELLQLLKTPLTPEVLGSQAFLDHLGQIYEGYAQAFGEGPATGFRARRMERVAEALRGREGVVVAELLDYLLLAKSFPEALPKAHEPTEKERQRALLDRAWQLREEDDWTGLLEGLFQIGDPEALYLAAQIYLAAGEWQEALSLMEEVFRMDFQHPGYLPGYVLARFGQLLDLAGERERALRAYRGVLALSWAPEEARAIALAGLRSPFRLP
- a CDS encoding arsenate reductase ArsC, encoding MRLLVLCTHNSARSQMAEGWLRHWAKEMGVDLEVHSAGTEKTLVKEEAKRVMAEVGIDLTGHFSKTLFELPDPWNFHLVLTVCDAAKEACPAYPAKTAKRHVSFPDPSGKPLEEWRRVRDALGRMARHLVENLKVGRIPTDEELEEAAR
- a CDS encoding DNA polymerase III subunit delta', whose protein sequence is MALHPPDPWGIIGHEAVLELLPRLGASTLLFSGPEGVGRRLVARWYAWGLNRGFPPPALGEHPDLLEIGPPERGLKGRVEIRLEEVEPLFDWFATHPRERVKVAVLDAAHLLTEAAANALLKLLEEPPSYGRIVLIAPSRATLLPTLASRALEVAFAPVPEERLRSLTQDPELLAYAGGAPGRLLRALADPTAFRARMEKAREVGGASSWRRFTLLKELFADEEGIFALYAAFRHRPQALLALEAAREALERYVSPDLVLARLALDLET
- a CDS encoding metallophosphoesterase family protein; amino-acid sequence: MRYLVLSDIHGNWPALQAVLEAAPSFDGVLFLGDAVGYYPDGDRVLDWLMEVGAQCVLGNHDAWLLALDRLPKEGVVLEILAWQRARLSPRHLDFLASWPWQKEVEGALLVHGSPCDPLEYLDGLELARQAFACTDHRLTFHGHTHLAGAFLELSGPRPWVRYQRLAEGGELILPPTVRALVNPGSVGQPRDHVPGAAFALWEGDGITFFRVGYNLDQVAQRLAEEGFPPWLYTRLTLGE
- a CDS encoding PSP1 domain-containing protein, whose amino-acid sequence is MTVGVRLHADLRKARTPVLRYFRFQGDPPPLEAYVVVRTSRGLEMGKVRTPPRKEKEAGEVVRLATKEDLDLASRLRAKAEEAAFYLRARLQEEGVRAKVLGCDFTLDGRHLSVHYAAEERVNLKRFTRELSERFGARVEFLAEGPREEAAYLGTLGACGMESCCSTWLQGFAQVSIKLARDQQLPLNPEKISGPCGRLLCCLAYEHPVYQELLAELPRRNARVCTKGGVCGKVQKVNPLKGTVELLLEEGKAVEVSKEDLA